The following proteins are encoded in a genomic region of Natrinema sp. DC36:
- a CDS encoding MBL fold metallo-hydrolase, whose protein sequence is MTLSSVTDGIDQVQFDHVRVLVLEDVPEGKTTLIDTAFEENGAELVETLEAEYGDVDRVILTHGDHGHHGGLAHVMDAFDPELVLPADETKLYDHLEESDLDVEPDVAYEDGDLLAGNIRVIQVPGHTEATSALLLEDRDILISGDTLDGADRGGLPAGYLLPPPALFNDDHRAAELNLYNLLEYDFETLLVFHGSHVFEDPKQKLDDFLVEREWNEWDPRTDE, encoded by the coding sequence ATGACTTTGAGCAGTGTAACCGACGGCATCGATCAGGTACAGTTCGATCACGTTCGAGTGCTGGTGCTCGAGGACGTCCCGGAGGGGAAGACGACGCTGATCGACACCGCCTTCGAGGAGAACGGTGCGGAACTCGTCGAGACGCTGGAAGCGGAGTACGGCGACGTCGACCGCGTCATCCTCACCCACGGCGACCACGGCCACCACGGCGGCCTCGCGCACGTGATGGATGCGTTCGACCCTGAACTCGTCCTGCCGGCCGACGAGACGAAGCTGTACGACCACCTCGAGGAGTCGGACCTCGACGTCGAACCCGATGTCGCCTACGAGGACGGCGATCTGCTGGCGGGGAATATCCGCGTCATTCAGGTGCCGGGTCACACGGAGGCGACGTCCGCCCTGTTGCTCGAAGATCGGGACATTTTGATCTCCGGCGATACGCTCGACGGAGCCGACCGCGGCGGATTGCCGGCCGGATACCTTCTCCCGCCGCCGGCGCTGTTCAATGATGATCACCGGGCCGCCGAGCTCAACCTCTACAACCTGCTCGAGTACGACTTCGAGACCCTGCTCGTATTCCACGGTTCGCACGTCTTCGAGGATCCGAAGCAGAAACTCGACGATTTCCTCGTCGAGCGAGAGTGGAACGAGTGGGACCCGCGTACCGACGAGTGA
- a CDS encoding NAD(P)-dependent oxidoreductase, which produces MAKQHVLVTGPYGEAGEAILNYLLDDDRYELTFLNRSDHPEYETHVADIADYEAIRPAFDGQDAVIHLAAQSDAGADFQDVVDPNIVGTYNVLKAMEDAGVEKLIFASSQRVMGLYEEDHAPELYEEDYPSEYDPLRLTHETLPKPDGYYGATKMFGEHICRTHARRDGAPNQVYSLRISSVRTAKYDHPYGDAERGVDRSEEHKLGDDDEVWDQSQTGSWERGSEEYQEMVKRLKASWTSQRDFAHLLECCLEDETVTYDTFYAVSDNAARWFGIEHAKAVLGYEPQDDASEWDSPPARDDE; this is translated from the coding sequence ATGGCTAAGCAGCACGTCCTCGTTACGGGTCCGTACGGAGAAGCCGGTGAAGCGATTCTCAATTATCTGCTGGACGACGACCGGTACGAACTCACGTTTCTCAACCGAAGTGACCATCCGGAGTACGAGACGCACGTCGCCGACATCGCCGACTACGAGGCGATTCGTCCGGCGTTCGACGGACAGGACGCTGTCATCCACCTCGCCGCGCAGTCGGACGCCGGCGCTGACTTCCAGGACGTCGTCGATCCGAACATCGTTGGCACGTACAACGTTCTGAAGGCAATGGAAGACGCTGGCGTAGAGAAACTCATCTTCGCCTCTTCACAGCGCGTTATGGGCCTCTACGAGGAGGACCACGCGCCCGAACTCTACGAGGAGGACTATCCGAGCGAGTACGATCCGCTGCGACTCACCCACGAGACGCTGCCGAAACCGGACGGCTACTACGGTGCGACGAAGATGTTCGGCGAGCACATCTGTCGCACCCACGCGCGCCGCGACGGCGCGCCGAACCAGGTGTACTCGCTTCGCATCTCCAGCGTCCGAACGGCGAAGTACGATCATCCCTACGGCGACGCCGAACGCGGCGTCGACCGCAGCGAGGAGCACAAACTCGGTGACGACGACGAGGTCTGGGACCAGTCACAGACCGGCTCGTGGGAGCGGGGTAGCGAGGAGTATCAGGAGATGGTCAAACGGCTCAAAGCTTCCTGGACCTCCCAGCGCGACTTCGCACATCTGCTCGAGTGCTGTCTCGAGGATGAGACGGTGACCTACGACACGTTCTACGCGGTCAGCGACAACGCCGCTCGCTGGTTCGGTATCGAGCACGCGAAGGCAGTCCTCGGGTATGAACCGCAGGACGACGCCTCGGAGTGGGACAGTCCGCCGGCCCGTGACGACGAGTGA
- a CDS encoding tripartite tricarboxylate transporter TctB family protein, which produces MSVTVCGAALIKCTGGPKPSAGGVRRAFDEEERPKPRSESSGVIRSPPARFDLRAAGSEFWGGNRNAVTTLSPLIDRHQQIYSDLWELRYNKGGKLMVIKRITRRVQQIDVGNVKSNPLSIVFILLALAVIAQANQFPEGGELGPGFFPIMLSAGIIVFAIVNLVVDDDSELDLSGYELAPPAIVLVSLVGYIFVISVAGFVVGSMAFLPVILYYSGVRSKPTIAAVSIGFPIVLFYVFDRIFMVPLPEGIIPVSRLLPQLPLGVI; this is translated from the coding sequence TTGTCAGTTACCGTTTGCGGCGCAGCTCTAATTAAATGTACCGGTGGCCCGAAGCCGTCGGCCGGCGGAGTTCGGCGGGCGTTCGACGAGGAGGAGCGACCGAAACCGCGCTCGGAGAGTAGCGGAGTGATTCGAAGCCCACCGGCCCGTTTCGATCTGCGGGCCGCGGGATCCGAATTTTGGGGAGGCAATCGGAATGCAGTCACCACCCTGTCACCCCTCATCGATCGACACCAGCAAATTTATAGTGATCTGTGGGAGTTACGCTATAACAAGGGCGGAAAACTGATGGTCATAAAACGAATAACGCGGCGTGTTCAACAAATCGACGTGGGTAACGTGAAATCGAATCCGCTTTCGATAGTGTTTATACTGTTAGCGCTCGCTGTTATCGCTCAAGCGAACCAGTTCCCCGAGGGCGGGGAACTCGGGCCGGGATTCTTCCCCATTATGCTGTCCGCGGGAATTATCGTCTTCGCGATCGTGAATCTCGTCGTCGACGACGACAGCGAACTCGATCTCAGTGGCTATGAACTAGCGCCCCCGGCGATCGTCTTGGTATCCCTGGTCGGATACATATTCGTCATATCGGTTGCCGGTTTCGTCGTCGGATCGATGGCGTTCCTGCCGGTCATACTATATTACTCGGGCGTCCGCTCGAAACCTACGATCGCGGCCGTCTCGATCGGCTTTCCGATCGTGTTGTTTTACGTCTTCGACCGAATCTTCATGGTTCCGTTACCTGAAGGGATCATCCCCGTCTCGAGACTCCTTCCGCAACTGCCCCTCGGGGTGATATAA
- a CDS encoding tripartite tricarboxylate transporter substrate binding protein gives MVPDANGCSSDRTVLNRRNAIKSLGVTGVALTAGCIGDLNEDEEWPSRPVEIVSPWAAGGGADRTSRAVADAAENHTEVSWNVSNQTGGSGSVGMNAAANSEPNGQTIGCTAPEIALFEHLGIAELSPDDITPIMQYTEMPAALVVNEDAEYSTLDEWISYGESNELQMANSGNGSSWHMAAAGIADEAGVQVEHVSYDGAAPAMTAVANGEADCTAAGAAEVAPQVQDGNLQALGVAFEEQVDALPDTPTLQEQGLDIQIGSWLGHFAPAGIDDETKSAIVDVYESVYEDDQFVEFMNNNDFMRVQRGPDEFSSFLDEQYEYYGNLVEELDISA, from the coding sequence ATGGTACCAGATGCCAATGGGTGTAGTAGCGATCGTACCGTGTTGAACCGCCGAAACGCCATCAAGTCCCTCGGTGTGACGGGGGTCGCGCTGACGGCTGGCTGCATCGGTGATCTGAACGAAGACGAAGAGTGGCCGTCGCGACCGGTCGAAATCGTCTCGCCCTGGGCGGCCGGCGGTGGGGCCGACAGAACGAGTCGAGCGGTCGCGGATGCGGCCGAGAACCACACCGAAGTCAGCTGGAACGTTTCGAACCAGACCGGCGGCTCCGGCTCCGTCGGGATGAACGCGGCGGCCAACTCGGAGCCCAACGGCCAGACGATCGGCTGTACCGCGCCCGAAATCGCGCTCTTCGAGCACCTCGGTATCGCCGAGCTCAGCCCCGACGACATCACGCCAATCATGCAGTACACGGAGATGCCGGCGGCGCTGGTCGTCAACGAAGACGCAGAGTACTCCACGTTAGATGAGTGGATCTCGTACGGCGAGAGCAACGAGTTGCAGATGGCGAACTCGGGGAATGGCTCCTCGTGGCACATGGCCGCGGCCGGCATCGCCGACGAGGCGGGAGTTCAGGTCGAACACGTCTCCTACGACGGTGCGGCACCCGCTATGACGGCCGTCGCCAACGGCGAGGCCGACTGTACGGCGGCTGGGGCGGCCGAAGTCGCACCGCAGGTTCAGGACGGTAACCTGCAGGCGCTGGGCGTCGCGTTCGAGGAGCAGGTCGACGCGCTCCCCGACACGCCGACGCTGCAGGAACAGGGACTCGACATTCAGATCGGCTCCTGGCTGGGTCACTTCGCTCCGGCCGGCATCGACGACGAGACGAAATCTGCGATCGTCGACGTCTACGAATCGGTGTACGAGGACGACCAGTTCGTGGAGTTCATGAACAACAACGACTTCATGCGGGTCCAGCGCGGTCCCGACGAGTTCAGTAGCTTCCTCGATGAGCAATACGAGTACTACGGCAACCTCGTCGAGGAACTCGACATTAGCGCGTAG
- a CDS encoding alcohol dehydrogenase catalytic domain-containing protein, producing the protein MRGLAKTGRSSGNMELIDIERPKPGYDEVLIEVDYAGLCGSDAGIYRFKSAFERMELPTIIGHEYTGRVVEAGDEVTKFAPGDRVVERPIRGCGDCYQCEIGQENVCQNMDLTGIDHNGAYAGYVTAPESALHSVPDDVEPRHAALVEPTAITTRAVIRNSRVAPGDRVLVAGPGPMGVLTAQVADAQGAEVVVAGVGRDTSYRLPLAEKLGFPALNIEDDDLEDYRETLTDGVGYDVVFDTTGHPSGLPMAAEEVRKGGQIVLVGQTGEATMDFTPLVRSEIDLQCTYSAMYEDFERALRLIGSGDVDHETFLDDRFSLLEAEDAFETFLEGETCKPVFDVSVLRD; encoded by the coding sequence ATGCGCGGACTAGCCAAGACCGGTCGTAGCTCCGGGAATATGGAACTCATCGACATCGAGAGACCGAAACCAGGGTACGACGAGGTACTGATCGAAGTCGATTACGCGGGGCTCTGTGGAAGCGACGCCGGTATCTACAGATTCAAATCGGCGTTCGAGCGGATGGAGTTACCGACGATCATCGGACACGAGTACACCGGCCGGGTCGTCGAGGCCGGCGACGAGGTCACGAAGTTCGCACCGGGTGACCGCGTCGTCGAACGTCCGATCCGCGGTTGTGGCGACTGTTATCAGTGCGAAATCGGGCAGGAGAACGTCTGCCAGAACATGGATCTCACCGGTATCGACCATAACGGCGCGTACGCGGGATACGTCACTGCTCCCGAGTCGGCCCTCCACTCCGTTCCCGACGACGTCGAGCCGCGACACGCAGCGCTCGTCGAACCGACCGCGATCACGACTCGAGCGGTGATCCGTAACTCGCGAGTCGCACCGGGCGACCGCGTCCTCGTCGCCGGTCCCGGACCGATGGGCGTTCTGACGGCACAGGTCGCGGACGCTCAGGGCGCCGAAGTCGTCGTCGCCGGCGTCGGACGGGACACCTCCTATCGCCTGCCCCTCGCCGAGAAGTTGGGCTTCCCGGCGCTCAACATCGAGGACGATGACCTCGAGGACTATCGCGAAACCCTGACCGACGGCGTCGGCTACGATGTCGTCTTCGATACGACGGGTCACCCCTCGGGACTGCCGATGGCCGCCGAGGAGGTCCGAAAAGGCGGTCAGATCGTTCTGGTCGGACAAACCGGCGAAGCGACGATGGACTTCACGCCGCTCGTTCGATCGGAGATCGACCTTCAGTGTACCTACAGTGCGATGTACGAGGACTTCGAGCGCGCGCTCAGGCTCATCGGTTCGGGCGACGTCGATCACGAGACGTTCCTCGACGATCGGTTCAGCCTGCTCGAGGCCGAGGACGCCTTCGAAACGTTCCTCGAGGGAGAGACCTGCAAACCGGTCTTCGACGTCTCAGTGCTGCGCGACTGA
- a CDS encoding amino acid-binding protein produces MGNEPSERSDLGIETDGGVRTYTVRLELVDEPGELLNALAPIAENGGNLMSIHHERGNITPRGHIPVEVDLGCPPDRFDDIVESLRKTGVNVIQAGAERYGEEITLVLIGHLIETDLSETILQIENKASAAVLDVSLAAPEGTRDISSARFRLAIDSGRSDEVFETIRSIGTEKELTVIEPLMGSDA; encoded by the coding sequence ATGGGTAACGAACCGAGCGAGCGGAGCGATCTCGGCATCGAAACCGACGGCGGCGTTCGCACGTACACCGTCCGCCTCGAGCTGGTCGACGAGCCCGGCGAGTTGCTCAACGCCCTTGCGCCGATCGCCGAGAACGGCGGCAATCTCATGAGCATTCACCACGAGCGCGGCAACATCACTCCGCGTGGCCACATTCCCGTCGAAGTCGATCTCGGCTGTCCGCCGGATCGGTTCGACGATATCGTCGAAAGTCTACGAAAGACCGGCGTCAACGTCATTCAGGCCGGCGCCGAGCGCTACGGCGAGGAGATCACGCTCGTTCTCATCGGCCATCTTATCGAAACCGATCTCTCGGAGACGATCTTGCAGATCGAGAACAAAGCCAGTGCGGCAGTCCTCGACGTCTCGCTGGCCGCGCCTGAAGGGACCAGAGACATCTCGAGCGCGCGATTCCGGCTCGCGATCGACTCCGGTCGGTCCGACGAAGTCTTCGAGACGATTCGCTCGATCGGGACGGAGAAGGAACTGACCGTCATCGAGCCGTTGATGGGGAGTGACGCGTAA
- a CDS encoding IclR family transcriptional regulator, giving the protein MADGETTDTRRLKSVGQSFTIIEYLREGEGATLSELADDLELPPSTAHIHLATLVETGYVIKDDGEYRCSFRFLDTGGQMRDRMALYQAAKPEIDDLRRDSGEHANITVEENGYSVQLYKSQSAESIDDNAELGKHLHLHSTATGKAILAQLSDAELDAIIEKRGLPAVTDSTIADRGALLEELAEIRDRGYSINRGEHFPGVCAVATSITSKPDGLIGAISISGPLSRMGSDRIEDELAPAILDKKNIIDLKIRQYE; this is encoded by the coding sequence ATGGCCGACGGAGAAACAACGGATACACGGCGGCTGAAGAGCGTTGGTCAGTCGTTCACTATTATCGAATACCTGCGGGAGGGCGAGGGGGCGACACTCTCGGAGCTGGCAGACGATCTCGAGTTGCCACCGAGTACGGCGCACATCCACCTCGCGACGCTCGTCGAGACCGGCTACGTGATCAAAGACGACGGGGAATACCGCTGTAGTTTTCGGTTCCTCGATACCGGGGGTCAAATGCGGGATCGCATGGCGCTCTATCAGGCGGCGAAGCCGGAGATCGACGATCTACGGCGGGATTCGGGCGAACACGCCAATATTACGGTTGAGGAGAACGGCTACTCGGTGCAGCTGTACAAATCCCAGAGCGCAGAGTCGATCGACGACAACGCGGAACTCGGTAAGCACCTCCACCTCCACTCGACCGCGACGGGCAAAGCAATACTCGCACAACTCTCCGATGCGGAGCTCGACGCTATCATCGAGAAACGGGGATTACCAGCAGTCACCGACAGCACGATCGCGGACAGGGGTGCACTGCTGGAGGAGCTAGCGGAGATTCGGGATCGAGGGTACTCGATCAACCGCGGGGAACACTTCCCCGGCGTCTGCGCCGTCGCAACTTCAATAACGTCGAAACCGGACGGTCTCATCGGTGCGATAAGCATCAGCGGCCCCCTTAGCCGGATGGGGAGCGATCGAATCGAAGACGAACTCGCTCCCGCGATTCTGGACAAAAAGAATATAATCGATCTGAAGATTCGGCAGTACGAGTGA
- a CDS encoding GNAT family N-acetyltransferase — protein MSTRRKTDSCSSWDNGECVGPPHCPPRCPRFTDERGVPSLVRPYRSTDFEALAAMYEEFDESVATMGLPPLIRPRIEDWLAALTADGWNLVALSGDRLVGHLAVTPASAVEPEFVVFVHTDFQNRGIGTELLEQLVAYADAGGHESLRLTVVIDNRRAITVYENVGFETIDRSGLSTEMCLPLESPLVDRVRRPPADR, from the coding sequence ATGAGCACCCGACGCAAGACGGACAGCTGTTCCTCTTGGGACAACGGCGAGTGCGTGGGACCCCCTCACTGTCCTCCTCGGTGTCCACGGTTTACCGACGAACGGGGCGTTCCGTCATTAGTTCGGCCGTACCGGTCGACCGATTTCGAGGCGCTCGCGGCGATGTACGAGGAGTTCGACGAGTCGGTCGCGACGATGGGACTGCCCCCGCTCATCCGGCCCCGGATCGAGGACTGGCTCGCGGCGTTGACGGCCGACGGCTGGAACCTGGTGGCGCTGTCGGGCGATCGGCTCGTCGGCCATCTCGCCGTTACCCCGGCAAGCGCCGTCGAGCCCGAGTTTGTTGTCTTCGTTCACACGGACTTTCAGAACCGGGGTATCGGCACGGAGCTGCTCGAGCAGCTCGTCGCGTACGCCGACGCTGGCGGCCACGAATCGCTCCGGCTCACCGTCGTGATCGACAATCGGCGGGCGATTACCGTCTACGAGAACGTCGGCTTCGAAACGATCGACCGATCGGGACTGAGTACGGAAATGTGTCTTCCCCTCGAGTCACCTCTCGTCGATCGTGTCCGGCGGCCGCCGGCCGATCGCTAA
- a CDS encoding tripartite tricarboxylate transporter permease encodes MAIEHIVQGFANVMDPVTLALMIAGVLLGILMGSIPGMTATMTIAVMLSFTYTMDPANGMMLLLGIFGGAVYAGSIPAILIRTPGTPSAAATIFDGYPLSQNGDAGRAIRVSTIASFVGGVISVFMLMFFSPIIADAALRFRSPEFFALAVFGLTVIASVSGDSVTKGMISGLLGMLVATVGIDSVTGYQRFTFDVPELLTGVEFIAVMIGLFGIAEGLRKYSQGISDDQNQVDQEIEGYLPSIGDLKAIAPVSVGSGVIGSLIGAIPGAGGDIAAFITYNEATRWLKNATPAFGDGNIRGVAAAEAGNNGSTGGALIPTFTLGIPGDSVSAILIGALLVHDVNPGPALYQDEPALLYTIFVGFLIIYVFILLFGLFGANYWARLITIPQSLLWPVILILCIVGAMALNGNVFDVWIMLAAGALGYVMRLQGYPLAPMVLGLILAPIAESNLRRSLELSNGSLDIFYTSPIVVVVLLLSAAAIALPAIRAVRA; translated from the coding sequence ATGGCGATCGAACACATCGTTCAGGGGTTCGCGAACGTAATGGATCCGGTCACGTTGGCCCTCATGATCGCGGGGGTCCTGCTGGGGATCCTCATGGGATCGATCCCCGGGATGACCGCGACGATGACCATCGCGGTCATGCTCTCGTTTACGTATACGATGGATCCGGCGAACGGAATGATGCTCCTGCTGGGTATCTTCGGGGGCGCGGTCTACGCGGGATCCATTCCGGCAATCCTCATCCGGACGCCGGGGACGCCGTCGGCCGCGGCGACGATCTTCGACGGCTATCCCCTCTCCCAGAACGGGGATGCCGGGCGAGCGATTCGGGTAAGTACGATCGCGTCGTTCGTCGGGGGGGTCATCAGCGTCTTCATGCTCATGTTCTTCTCCCCCATCATCGCGGACGCGGCACTTCGGTTTCGATCGCCGGAGTTCTTCGCGCTGGCCGTCTTCGGCCTGACGGTCATCGCCAGCGTGAGCGGCGATTCGGTCACGAAGGGGATGATATCCGGACTGTTGGGCATGCTCGTCGCGACCGTGGGTATCGATTCGGTGACGGGATACCAGCGGTTCACGTTCGACGTTCCGGAACTGCTCACCGGCGTCGAGTTCATCGCCGTGATGATCGGCCTATTCGGGATCGCCGAGGGGCTCCGGAAGTACTCGCAGGGCATCAGTGACGACCAGAACCAGGTCGATCAAGAAATCGAAGGCTATCTCCCGTCGATAGGGGATCTGAAGGCGATCGCGCCCGTCTCCGTCGGATCGGGTGTTATCGGGTCCCTCATCGGTGCGATCCCCGGTGCCGGCGGCGACATCGCCGCCTTCATCACGTACAACGAGGCCACGCGGTGGCTCAAAAACGCGACGCCGGCGTTCGGCGACGGCAACATTCGGGGCGTCGCAGCAGCGGAAGCCGGAAACAACGGGAGCACCGGCGGTGCGCTGATCCCGACGTTCACCCTCGGGATCCCGGGCGACTCCGTCTCGGCGATCCTCATCGGCGCGTTGCTCGTCCACGACGTGAACCCTGGACCGGCGCTCTACCAGGACGAGCCCGCCCTGCTGTACACGATCTTCGTCGGCTTCCTCATCATTTACGTCTTCATTCTGTTGTTCGGCCTCTTCGGGGCGAACTACTGGGCGCGCCTGATCACGATCCCGCAGTCCCTGCTTTGGCCCGTGATTTTGATCCTCTGTATCGTCGGTGCGATGGCACTCAACGGGAACGTCTTCGACGTGTGGATCATGCTCGCTGCCGGCGCCCTGGGATACGTGATGCGATTGCAGGGTTATCCGCTCGCACCGATGGTGCTCGGACTGATCCTCGCACCGATCGCCGAGTCGAACCTGCGTCGCTCGCTCGAGCTCTCCAACGGCTCGCTCGACATCTTCTACACCAGTCCGATCGTCGTCGTCGTGCTTCTGTTGAGCGCGGCGGCGATCGCCCTGCCGGCGATCCGAGCGGTTCGCGCGTAA
- a CDS encoding MBL fold metallo-hydrolase encodes MSVQEITDGIHAIEFDHIRVFALEDRPDDTVTLVDAAFPDDGEELAEIVESEFGGLNRVIITHGDEGHFGGVPALLDRFEPELSVPAGAEHFYEALDVDPDVEFGDEDRLDGNIRAIEIPGHTVATTALLLEDDETVIAGDALEGSDRRGLPPGYLVPPAEQFNDDSHAAAERNLVKLFDYDIDAILVHHGTSVHEDPLGKLTDWLLDREWTLAYD; translated from the coding sequence ATATCTGTTCAAGAAATCACCGACGGGATTCACGCGATCGAGTTCGACCATATCCGCGTCTTCGCCCTCGAGGACCGACCCGACGACACCGTGACGCTCGTCGACGCGGCATTCCCCGACGACGGCGAGGAGCTGGCCGAGATCGTCGAGTCGGAGTTCGGCGGTCTCAATCGCGTCATCATCACGCACGGGGACGAGGGACACTTCGGCGGCGTTCCGGCACTGCTGGATCGATTCGAGCCGGAACTCTCCGTGCCGGCGGGTGCCGAGCACTTCTACGAGGCTCTGGACGTCGATCCCGACGTCGAGTTCGGCGACGAGGACCGGCTGGACGGAAATATCCGGGCGATCGAAATCCCGGGTCATACGGTCGCGACGACCGCCCTGTTGCTCGAGGACGACGAGACGGTGATCGCCGGCGACGCGCTCGAGGGGTCGGACCGACGCGGTCTGCCGCCGGGCTACCTCGTACCGCCGGCCGAACAGTTCAACGACGACAGCCACGCCGCTGCGGAACGGAACCTGGTCAAACTGTTCGACTACGACATCGACGCGATACTGGTCCACCACGGGACCAGCGTCCACGAGGACCCGCTCGGGAAGCTCACCGACTGGCTGCTCGATCGTGAGTGGACCCTCGCCTACGACTAG
- a CDS encoding universal stress protein, which produces MHSALVVLTDRDGDEDVDERLLDAANRYATGTDTELVVCKFIDRDQYQRDARNDAREGNQAPTVDIIEEEAKTDAAEVAERAFSDDVTVRTLGAAGSLPKKIIAVADEEDCDHVFVSGRKRSPTGKALFGDIAQSVLLRFDGPVTVTTKSK; this is translated from the coding sequence ATGCACAGCGCATTAGTCGTGCTAACCGACAGAGATGGAGACGAAGACGTAGATGAGCGGCTGCTAGACGCCGCGAACCGGTACGCAACCGGCACCGATACCGAGCTCGTCGTCTGCAAGTTTATCGACCGGGACCAGTACCAGCGAGACGCTCGCAACGACGCGCGTGAGGGAAATCAGGCACCGACCGTCGACATCATCGAGGAGGAGGCGAAGACCGACGCGGCGGAGGTTGCCGAGCGGGCGTTCAGCGACGACGTGACCGTCAGAACGCTCGGTGCGGCAGGGAGTTTGCCGAAGAAGATCATCGCGGTCGCGGACGAGGAGGACTGCGATCACGTGTTCGTCTCGGGACGGAAGCGATCACCGACGGGCAAGGCGCTGTTCGGCGACATCGCACAATCGGTCTTGCTCCGGTTCGACGGCCCGGTGACGGTAACAACGAAATCGAAGTGA
- a CDS encoding 4-carboxy-4-hydroxy-2-oxoadipate aldolase/oxaloacetate decarboxylase — translation MHTIEHDVERPDRDVVSGFEEIPSTIVSDVTGNIGLTMDSGIRPAYSGIEMAGTAITVNAAPGDNLIIHKAITMAEPGDVLVIDAEGFTETGHVGELMCTSCQANDLAGLVIDGSYRDSREIGEMEFPVYGRGTHPRGPLKQDPGSINVTVSCGGVTVEPGDVVVGDDDGLAVVPNESAEDVLERSYEKLESEDDVREDVVAGEYLFERNGYDKLFEDMEVVGPEDSIQ, via the coding sequence ATGCACACGATAGAGCACGACGTAGAGCGACCGGACCGCGATGTCGTATCGGGTTTCGAAGAGATTCCGAGCACCATCGTCTCGGACGTGACCGGAAACATCGGGCTAACCATGGACTCCGGAATCCGACCCGCGTACAGCGGCATCGAGATGGCCGGGACCGCGATCACCGTGAACGCCGCACCCGGCGACAACCTGATCATTCACAAGGCGATCACGATGGCGGAACCGGGCGACGTCCTCGTCATCGACGCCGAGGGATTCACCGAGACCGGCCACGTGGGCGAACTCATGTGTACCTCCTGTCAGGCAAACGATCTCGCCGGCCTCGTCATCGACGGGAGCTACCGCGATAGCAGGGAGATCGGCGAGATGGAGTTCCCCGTCTACGGCCGCGGTACCCATCCCCGCGGGCCGCTCAAGCAAGATCCCGGCTCGATCAACGTCACCGTCTCCTGTGGCGGCGTCACCGTCGAACCCGGCGACGTCGTGGTCGGCGACGACGACGGCCTCGCCGTCGTCCCGAACGAGAGCGCTGAAGACGTTCTCGAGCGTTCATACGAGAAGCTCGAATCCGAAGACGATGTCCGCGAGGACGTCGTGGCGGGCGAGTACCTCTTCGAACGCAACGGCTACGACAAGTTGTTCGAGGACATGGAAGTCGTCGGCCCAGAAGACTCGATTCAGTAA